A stretch of DNA from Acropora palmata chromosome 12, jaAcrPala1.3, whole genome shotgun sequence:
gaaataaaaataactttgtgTCATATCAACtttcacattaattttattatcaaGTTTGAAGATTCAATCTGCATTCCGTTCAGTCAGACTGTACAAGTTATTTATCTAATGGGTTATGTGGAAGAAAATGTGAattacttaaggacggtgcctactaataaaagatattttttccccggtgtgtgattatgcaggaaacgtagatcttaacaagtcctattgaaatctgaaaagaaaattgggggtaaccacgcatttttcaaagataattcatgaataatatctgtaaaaagcttaaaaatacaaagcaatgtatggcgttctttctcaaattgaagcttaattatctctcaaaaatgcatggttacccccaattttctttttggataccaagagtaattactaagatctactttctccggatagttttaaatcgcgcaaaaatatccctttataactaagcattggcgataggaaatcccagtatctggagatgcgcagaacatatgcgcaataacaatagtaggcaccgtcctgaATACCTTTCAAATTCTCCAAGAtgatgttgttttctttattttttttcttttctttctgcgCCCTTAGGGCTTAAAAAGGTCCAAGACAAGCTCAATCATCACCAGAAAATTGGACTCAAGTAATTTAAGCCACCAGTCTTGTTGTATTATTCTTGAATTTCAGTCCAAGTTATGATTTGGATcctttttagttttatttgatttttgagTTAAGATGCCTCCTCACAACCTTTATTTTCTGTAGTCATCATCACAAGGGATATTGAAAATGTGTCAAATTGTGAAGGGACAATTgacttgcaatcctggacataaggcggttttcaaatgactatcgaaaaaccaaaacttaGCAACCACAGAGCCAATCACCAagctcgttcccagggtctttcatctccccacgCCAAAGGGGAGAGGAAAGACCCTGGGAGCGAGgttgagccaatcacaagcaCAAGCTATACaaccattttcagccaacctTGGGCCAATGAAATTCAGGGAGCAATTTACTTGTTTTCACAAACCAATCAGGAGCATGCAAAAGTATTAAACCAATCACTTTAGCtactttgaaaacaagatggGGTGACACAAACCAAAACTAATATCGCACTTGGTTTCTCTAGTTAGTAATTTGATTTGCTGGTTAAACCAAAACCGTGAATaccaataagaaaaataacgaaaaccaaaagcaaagaaatcgTGCGATTGCTTAATTGAACAGTCATATGAAAATGCAAGTGCTTTCCAACCTCTGTGCAAACCCTTATTTTTCCCTGCTTTAAAATTAGTGTCTTCTATATCTAAATAGATATGTggaagaatttgaaaagcCCATTCCACGAGAAGAGATGCTGATGCTTCAGGTTAGAGGTCCAAAACTAATTTGAAAAGCAGTGCTTCAATTAAACTATAAACTTTGTTCATTTGATAATctgtttgcatttttcaaattgtagTTCTTTTTATCTTCGATCTCTCTTAGGAAATTATTACACAGATGGTCGCAGATTTTGACAAAGAAGTAATTGCAACAGTTTGCGGTAGTTTTAGGAGAGGTCGGTAAAGTTGTaaggaataattgttgttattaaattctcaacctcggataatgcatttcgcgtactctgattggttcactcaatctcggttatcagctcatataccttcgtttgaccttatatggtaaatgattgcgctaagcgttgctaagctaaaaatgttttcgccgaagagcgaaatttttctctgaataaagccaaaaaaagaaaaaaaaacacttttctgtggaaagtttggatcaatacCGACGTTTAAAAGTACGCGAAAAgccaagaaatgtttttttgtgatgagcctacgtctgtctgaccacatgGTGTtccacaacatcgcatcttcatcaagtttttttcgatttcgctcggattttctcgcctttttcgctcgtatttcgtacttcaaatttttggagtttaaggaatttaataaaataattattccattcgcgcttgttggatatgcgACTGGTTAtggccaactcggcgctacgcgcctcgttggctatttaccatctcatatccaacgcgcgctcatggaataattgttaattattattgagttTAAGCGAGTGGGATTTTAGTAATaagagttgttttgtgtttgaacatcaacaacaacGTCTTCTTTAGTTCTTAAATTCCTAAATTGGTCACAAGTGGACAGGTCCACAGATAACTATTGGTAATCTTGTCAGACCTGATTATTCAGTTAACgtagaatttcattttttcttttctcgatTCTTGACTCCCCTTAGGGAACATTTTCCTCATTGCCAGTTAAGAGGGCGGGCAGGAATTTATAGAGGATTGTAAATCGGTCACAAATTATCTATGCCATACAAGTGTAACAATGATACATTATTGTATGCCATGTGTTTCCCCCCAGCCATtcagaataattattagctCGTCACCTTAATGCAGAAGACTACGAGTCGTCTCTAACTTTGCCGAGAGACAAACGGGCGGCGGAGCAAAATACACATGAAAGACCCTGAGGACATGTGACGTGAGGGGAGCACcgaaaattcaaaaagttATTTGCCCTGACCCCATGCATCGTGTGTCCTTCGACTCTTTCGTGCAAAGTGTGTATTTTGCACACTCTCTTATTTGTTGGCGAAATTTATTAGAGACTTGATTGTACTTGCTGTCTGCAATAAAGTGTCGGCCATGATGTCGCTGGGATGAGGATGATTGAGATGACAATGATGAATGTTGGCgatgacaatgataataaggagtttaagaaatgacgggaacggcaacgacaacgtcacaaactaatgatttgattggttgaatgaggaaaaataatcgtgctgcacgtgcggcttGTTTTTGGTACAATTTTTTGATGCAGTCTGCCAAATGaggacgtgaaattttcatacttGAGCTTCTAATGACAACGCTATCCCGCAGCaggaaatctttcattctttgccttcaCATGAAAACCCATTCGTGACAAGAAAGCGAACGTACACTTCACCTACGATGTACAACGTAACCagcatggaataatcgcacaACACGTAACATAACCCAAGGTTCTATTTCAATGTGACGCTTTCATTGCAGCaaccgtcgtagcttcttaaaatGCCAAATGATGAAGATGACAGTGACGATGAGggcattaataattattataatgacaACGATATTTTTAATAGTTGCGGTAACAAGatcatcattttgttttgtgtcatgagtttatttcttttttcatgctTTCAGGGTCTGCATCCAGTGGAGACATAGATGTATTGATGACTCATCCCTCATTCTTTTCCTACAATGATGACTTTGACAAGGTCAGCGAAGGTTTTATCACTGgcatccaaacactgagaagtggtttgaaaaaacgaggcgcagccgagttttttttaaccaacttcgaagtgtttggatatcagatgaaacactctttcgagtgtttgatatagcttctcaaagcattgataattcttggagaaaatcaaagcaaaagttcactgaattttatgataattaggatcacatatccaaacgtccttcacggtagtgatttcttttgttttctcttcatgaattattaatgaatttgagaattaaaaatgaacTTTGAAATCTTAAGCAGttagcatttttttgcttcttgACAAAGTTGTTCCTTTTCGTGCCTCGTAAGACCACTTGGATTTTTCCAAGTTTTCCATATGCAGACACcatcaaataaaataagttCTCCCGTGCATTATTCAAAGGGGTAAGGCTGTAAATAACAGTCGGTCATCGGACATTGACCGAACAAAATTAACTCATTTCCGACCAAAGCCTAACTGTGGTCGGACATAaaagcaggaaaaaaaaaagaaaaaaaaaagaagttttcTTCAGTCAAGTACTAGACatttgaaaaacaactttCCTAGTGGCAATCATGTAAAACAGCATTGGTTTGGAAATTCTTGATTCTTAACCTTTTGATGAATTGCCTTTTGTAGAAAGCTCTACTTCATGGTGCTGtcaagaaaatgacaaaagagGGGTTTGTCACAGATACAATTTCCCTGGGTGACACAAAGTTTATGGTAATTTAATAAAGGGTGATATATTCcgttaattttattcataaatttccctttttcgtcagttttcatttttgttctctttcttttattcACTTGTTAATCAACTTTCCATGCATTCGTGCATTAATTTAAATGCTTGTCATTTCATAATTTCActtcattaatattcttaAGTTCTCTCGTGCCTTATTTCATCCATCCATCTATCCACTGTTTCTCTGTTCATccatttgttattttttctctttgtgtaCTCTTTCATTTCATATCTTTCATATGGTCGGGATAAAAGCAGACAAACtactattcttaaaaaatcaacaacaactttaaggTTGCAAAACATGTTTCGATCGATCATCGATCATCGTCAGTTGCAAGTGGGACATgacgaatttgaatttcatttaaagttaCAATGTGAACTTACGTTATTACATTGCCGTTAGAGTTTAAATTACTGGGAAACGTTACAATAAgactaaaatgaataaagcgcGCGCAAACAGTGGAACAAAGATAAACACAACCTAAAGGACTTAAGCACAAGAAagtataataaaaaacaataacaagactaaaaactgcaaaaaacaataaacaataaacGGAAAAAAGACTAAAGCCGAAACGTAACTAAAAAGATGAAGTTAGCTCCGcgtgttgttgttgattttttaaaatatatctATTCATACATTTACCAGTCCAGTCACCCTTCAAAGTTTTTAACACCCTTCATTatcttttgtctttatttccttttttatttgtagACGTGTTCACcagttctttgttttgtttttttcgttttccctTGTAGAAAATTTGTCTTATATAACTGTTGTGTAACTGAATGATGTCCCTTTAGTCAGCGTGGCCATTATTAGTTAATCCTCTGACGCCTAGTGTGGCTTTTCATTCAGTAATTGATTCactgtctctttattttttttttctttccagggAGTATGTGTGCTGCCAAAAACAGATGAAAAACTACACAGAAGAATAGACATAAGGTAAATTAGTCTACAGTAGTTAGTCGCATTACGACTGCAAGAAAGGTTCGAAAGATGACGTTTCCAGCCTTATTGCTTCTCTGAACGATGGACAAGCAATTGAATCGAAAAGTCAGGCTTGAAAGCTTGTTACGTATTACGATGGtagtttttcctcttttttattccaaattttcgtgttttagTTCCCCACCAACAcaacaccacagtttccttagaaactaaTCTCTtcaatcacaaaacaggcaggCAATGCaataagccaatcaaaacacaaaTTCAAACCGTGTGGCAAATCcaatgagccaatcagaacacaaaGCACATGCACGCGGCCGGcaaaaagcgcgggaaaaatcttTTGAGTAAGAAACCAAATTGATATTGCTTTTGCTTGACCCCTGATTGGATGAGAATGTAGTCGAGATTTTCTCAGCCAATAGCCGAGCGCGGCACGTTGCCCATCAAATCCGTCGCGTCATTGCATTTTACTTTCACTATTCGGCTTAAAATCTcttaaatttgttgttttagaTTGATTCCCAATGATCAATATTATTGCGGGATTCTGTTCTTCACTGGTAGTGATGAATTTAACAGAAGAATGCGACAGGAAGCGCAGGAGAAAGGCTTCACCATTAATGAATACTCTATCCGGTTAGATTCATCTCTTTCTTTAAATGTCCGTTTTGTTAGCAACGAAGTGAATTGCTTTCCATTTCAGTGAGAGGCCTATTTTACAGCCAACAAAAATTAGTTGAAAACAAGCACAGACGGCTGTTGACGTCATCTTTCATAGAAGTGGTTTTTTAGCGCTAGTGAGATTAAGGTTTATAGTTTGGTGTCATTTTTTGGGCGAACAATTGATTTGGGCATCAGTCAATCCGCAGAATCAAGAAGTTGCTTGGCAGAGAtgtattaaaaatatttttatttttatttttaggcCTTTGGGGAGTACTGGTAAGTCAATTTCATTATTGCATTTATGATGGTAAACACAAATTCATCGGGATAATTTGTGCAGAAGAACCTTGCTTAGCGACAAAGCTCAGCAGGAGTTCTTGTAGCACACTAGTTGGAGCATCCATGTCAAAATTCTTCCAAAATCCCGCAATTATGTAGCCAAGTCTAAGATGTAGCCAAAAAAGCTTTAATATTCTTGTAGGTGTGCCAGGAGAGCCCATTCCGGTGACAAGCGAAGAGGAAATATTTGAATTGATTGACATGGATTACAAACAACCTCATGAGAGAAATCTCTGAACTCATTGTTGGAACTGAGTTCAAATCACGGACAAAATCGGGACCAGCGATAGTTTACCAGTTGGCGAGATAAACGTGCTGATCAAGGCATGAAATGTCTCCAAGAACAATCCAGCTTGCGAACGCAAAGTCGAGGTTGTTGGGTGTTTCATTCAGAATCGGTGGGGAATGTCATCCATGTAAGCGTCACGAGGTGTTCgttcaattaatttttgacttctCTGGGCAAGACATGCCGACGGTAAAGTTGTTCGGAAGAACTCCAGGGACCAGATATAACCTGAAACGCTAGTATCGCCTCCAGTTTTGCAGTTCATGTATCGCCATGGGTTAATGGTGATATTGTATAGTACCAGCATTGGCTAATTTCAATTCATCACTGGGGATATAAACGTAAACGCTGCAATCGGCGCCAGTTCTACACTAGTCATGCATCGCCGTAGGCCAATGGTGGCATTTCGTCGTACCATCGTTGGCTCATGGCGATGCATCGTTGAATACAAACGAAAACGTTATTGTTAGCGCTAGTTGTGCATCAATCGTGTACCGGCATTGGTCAATGGTGCGCGCTGAGGTTTGTGCCAAAGATGTGCCTAAATTCACCAATGGTGGTACCAACGACAGCGCCACATTGTGACAAACATTTGCATCATGATTGGCCAGAAGTGTTTTCGTATTCTAGAACGCGGCTCTTCGAAATTCAAACATTGCAGTCTCTCAAATCTGTTTGATTCCTCAGAAGTAAAATTGATCTTACGGTTCTGGTTTCCTGTCGTGCCTTCTCTGCCTTCCGGTGGGATTATATTTCGCTTATTGACGATTTTGTGCGTTTCTCGGGAAGAAATTTTCGCGAATTTGGATTTCATGTTTTACTGTTGAGAACAAATTTTCGCGAATCTTAGGCAATTTTCTGTCCGGTATTTGGCACTGCTATACACAAAAATAGTAACAAGGGGTTTCGtattttctttatattttgtttatgtGTTCTCTAAGTAACAAAAGCCACGAGTCGGCCATTACAACTCAAAGCTATACAGCATACAGTAATACAAAGAAATGGATTAAATTTTcgcggattttttttttctcgcggAAGATAATTTTCGCGAATCGCTGGATAATTCGCGAAAATTAAACTCCCGCAAACATTTCATGCCACATGGTATTATGTTTTGTGATTATATATGAAGCATCTGCCGAGGCAAATCTCAAGTTAGTCCCAAATGCTGCAAGAAGTGAGAAGATATTTTCCTCGTAGCTAGTGTATATTGATTCTACATTAATACGAGTCAGGTGCAGATGAAAAAGCGGAAATGAAAAGACTTCGTTTTTTTTCCGTGCTCCGATCCACAATGTACTTGTCTTGTGTTATCCGCGAATCGACTTCGAATTGGGAGTAAAAATGTTTgattgttttaaaacaaagttgGATCCCAAGGGACAAATCCTGAAATGCTGTTATGAACATTTGAGTGtgaacatttaatttttttcggaAACACtaagataaagaaaaaagtataaaaaaaaagtgtcacCTCTCCcaggaaaagaaaggaaattatATTTCGTTTCTTGAAAATACTGAACTTTCTGGTGGAAAACCGATTTCGAGGAATTCAACGACATATGGAAGATTCGTAAGTAAAAGTTACTTTAGGCGTTCTAGGTTCCCGGtggaaaagaaatatttatctTTCAGTACATTTAATTAGTTTTTTCAGGCTAGCTGTTGTTAAACTCAAGTCATGATGTACTTCACGTTACAAATTTTTACAGCCTAAACTCAATTTCGTGTTGTTTCGCATcccttttgttttgtgattaaattttgagtttgttcttttaaaagcaattaaaacaaatgtggtttttaaaatgttcatcTTTTGCTcttatgtttgtttttgttgccgcGAAAACTGTTTAATCACGCATTAGGACAGCTTGTGTAAatctcaaaacaaaaaggagagTGTGACTGGGCCTTTCATCCTGCCTGGTTGCCTTGGAAACATGACACCAGTGTCGGATCGGAGCAATTTGACAACCCACTACTTCGGCAATTTCACGGGTTATTTCTTCCCTTGAAaggtttcatttcaaattcatgTTCTTAGAATCTCAGTCTTTACTTAAGACGGCTTCGGTGTGCTCTACAAGAGCTGTTTAAACGAATAATAACCTGAAATAATCGCTATTGTTCTACGGCCGCAAGTCGAGTGCCATGAATTGTTTTCAGCTGAGTTTTGCAGGAAATATACATAGTAAACATATTGAAACTGATTGAAGAATGAGCGGCCCTCCATCAGAGCGAAAGTAAgtacaattttgaaataattaaaaagtCCTCTGTGTCTGATTGAAGAGGGTTGCCATTTAGACCTCTGTTATTAGgtaaatattttccttttcccaGTTTGTGTTTACACATGTTCGCAGCAGGTTGGGCAGTTCGCGAAAGCTTTACGTTAATTTTGTCTAGCCCTCATGCTAATCCATCTTTCGTTATATTTTTGTACACGAGGTTTTCAATGGGGAAAGATGATCGtgctaaagaaagaaaacaacatatACTTCCCTTCTTGAAAAAATCGCGATCAAAGAAATCTTTAAACATCACTCAGAAGGTGAGGTTAAAGCAATCACTATTCTTTTCGTGAAGTACACTTCATAAAAGCTTTGAAGTGGGTCTGTTTATTAGAGGCCCCTATAAAAAGGCAAGGAAGTCCGTTCCTCTTAATTCGCGGTTGCTTGGCGTATGGCTTATATATAATCGTTAAATGACACATATAACTACAACAACTTCCAACGGGATTTGTAATCCGATAGAATTCTTACACTGAGACCGGgaatggttttctttcttttgttatcattaatCGTTGTATTTTATACAATTTTTTGCATTACATTCAGGAAAATCATCTGAAAACGTGATAACCaattctttgtcttttttttttttttttcgaaatagctatctcaaaaaaaaaaaactataaatataTGAAAAGAAGTATGTTTCATTGTCttttagaaacaaaatgggAATTTCATGCTAGAGTATAAAAAATGGCGTtaataaatattgtaattCCTGGTGGCGAACGAGTGATCTCACCCCGCTTCGTAGCCCAGCTTTTAGTAACAAGATTAATGCAGTGATTTGCTCGCTCACACGTTTGGTTTGTTGATCCGAGttgtaaataacaataatttttataattattattattggtatgtatatataattattgagtctaaaagaatttcaattttggtATGTACATTCTTCCTGTTTTAAATTTACCTTTAGTAATACTGACAATAAATGATTGATTGAAAACAAGGAGGTTTCAAATTTGGTgttgaaagaattttaaagaaataaaatctaTGTCTGAAAGACAGATAGAATTTGAAACCTATAGAACCAAGTTTATGGGAAAATTTGCCACTTTGGGAAATATTGAGTTGGTAATAAAGTTACGACTTATTTATAATTGAGGACTTTGTTCTATAGGAGTTAATGAATCATTCCAGCTTCTTTATTGGGGTGCATTGTTGGCAGTGATCAAATTTTAGTACTGAATGGCTCTTAAACCACAATGAAAGTATAATCATGGCTGTAAAATTCAGAAAGAAACTCATTCTAGATTTGCAGTGATATGATTACCTTTTAATGGGGgcaaaataagaataaaatttaatgcaaTGATCTTGACCTTCAATATTACTATACCGATTATTTCTTAGAATAGTTCAACAACAATTGTCTGGAAGTATTGAATACCATTTATTTAGTAGTTATCAATGAATATGACAAGTGTTTGCTTGGTACAAATTATGTTGATATTCAGTCATTGTTTGATATGAAATATCAACAAATCTTTTTATTGTAAACTCTCGCTATTAAAGCTGTGTTTGAAAGGTGAAGGTCATGTTTCAGAATGAATGTTGAAAGTCATTAAAAATGAATGTCTCTGTCCACAATGTATTTGTGTCATAAGGAGAAGATATTGTGCTGAATTTGAACTAATTTTAGGGTTACATACTGTAACTGACAGGTGCTGTTAACGTTGTACCTGAATGCTGTCCTTAGCGGAGGGAAGAGGAGACATGTTATGTTCAATCCCAGatattttaaattgaattcaattttataGCGTAGTCATTTCCAAGTCAAATAAGTGGTAAATAAGCTTTGAATGCCACActaatcattttttttgttttggaaaaactaaccagaaagcaaacaaaat
This window harbors:
- the LOC141861096 gene encoding DNA polymerase beta-like isoform X1, which codes for MSKRKAPDQNPNSEFCDFLIELAEYEKNVARQIHKYNAYRKAASVLAKHPTRIKSGADARKLPGIGDKIGKKIDEFIKTGKLEKLEKIRKDDSSLAIQQLTRVSGIGPAAARKLVDDGITTVEGLKKVQDKLNHHQKIGLKYVEEFEKPIPREEMLMLQEIITQMVADFDKEVIATVCGSFRRGSASSGDIDVLMTHPSFFSYNDDFDKKALLHGAVKKMTKEGFVTDTISLGDTKFMGVCVLPKTDEKLHRRIDIRLIPNDQYYCGILFFTGSDEFNRRMRQEAQEKGFTINEYSIRPLGSTGVPGEPIPVTSEEEIFELIDMDYKQPHERNL
- the LOC141861096 gene encoding DNA polymerase beta-like isoform X2; this translates as MSKRKAPDQNPNSEFCDFLIELAEYEKNVARQIHKYNAYRKAASVLAKHPTRIKSGADARKLPGIGDKIGKKIDEFIKTGKLEKLEKIRKDDSSLAIQQLTRVSGIGPAAARKLVDDGITTVEGLKKVQDKLNHHQKIGLKYVEEFEKPIPREEMLMLQEIITQMVADFDKEVIATVCGSFRRGSASSGDIDVLMTHPSFFSYNDDFDKKALLHGAVKKMTKEGFVTDTISLGDTKFMGVCVLPKTDEKLHRRIDIRPLGSTGVPGEPIPVTSEEEIFELIDMDYKQPHERNL